One Spinacia oleracea cultivar Varoflay chromosome 4, BTI_SOV_V1, whole genome shotgun sequence DNA segment encodes these proteins:
- the LOC110785073 gene encoding uncharacterized protein, which produces MIYCTINDFPAYGNLSDHVTKGYKACPICENDTKAIHLEKCNKKVYMSTRVFLPLSHPYRRLRKAFDGKLEHRPAHIPLTGKQVYEQVKDINCVFGKPYKATTGQACYKKMSIFWNLPYWEHLDNVFDSLIGTLLNIPGKTKDGKNARDDMVKLGIRPELEAVKKGKRDYLPPACYTLSKKEKRVLCRSLHGVKVPHGYSSNIQRLVSMKDLKLIGLKSHDCHTLMQEILPIAIRVIDPGKLYSLQAQVVFTLCELEMYFSPSFFDIMVHLVVHLVREVKLCCPVYLRYMYPFERNMGDLKGYVRNRSRPEGSIIEGYLSDEVLGYCTEHLAELEMVGLPTPRHDEDRRKGKGTIGCRVITLSPEKLDQAYLYILQQCAEVHPYLEDHMETIRLENPGKGEKVIRDEHNHTFIKWFQKKVTDQLRHAPHDVTDVINMLAFGPNANVISYEGYDINGYCFYTERKDNTSTMQNSGVSLEASGLHFASAKDNRPQHAKMSYYGVIEDIFELDFSEFRVPVFHCKWMEISKGVKMDDLGYTSVNFGKLGHHDEPFIMASQATQVFYMSDPSEKSWSVVIQGKRHGIAVSDLVPDETEFNEVDEIPTFAMYQNTPVSVDDLTEHYLRDDHNEGEWDTPK; this is translated from the exons ATGATATATTGCACAATTAATGATTTTCCTGCATATGGGAATTTATCCGATCACGTCACAAAGGGTTATAAAGCATGCCCTATTTGTGAAAATGATACAAAAGCAATTCACTTAGAGAAATGTAATAAGAAGGTATACATGAGCACTAGGGTGTTTTTGCCTCTTAGTCATCCCTATCGCAGACTTCGAAAGGCATTTGATGGAAAACTTGAGCATAGACCTGCCCATATTCCTCTAACAGGGAAGCAAGTATATGAACAGGTTAAAGACATCAATTGTGTATTTGGAAAACCATACAAAGCTACGACTGGCCAAGCTTGTTACAAAAAGATGTCTATATTTTGGAACCTTCCATACTGGGAACATTTGGAT AACGTATTTGATAGTCTTATTGGCACGCTTCTAAACATACCAGGTAAAACAAAGGATGGAAAAAATGCAAGggatgacatggttaaattggGAATTCGACCGGAGTTGGAAGCCGTAAAGAAGGGAAAACGCGATTATTTACCTCCAGCTTGTTACACTTTAtctaaaaaggagaaaaggGTCTTATGTCGGTCCTTACATGGCGTGAAGGTTCCTCACGGGTATTCCTCCAATATCCAGAGGCTTGTTTCGATGAAAGACTTGAAATTAATAGGCTTGAAATCTCATGACTGTCACACTTTAATGCAAGAGATTTTGCCGATTGCAATCAG GGTAATTGATCCTGGGAAGTTGTATTCATTGCAAGCACAGGTAGTTTTCACTTTATGTGAACTTGAGATGTATTTTTCGCCTTCTTTTTTCGACATTATGGTGCATCTAGTAGTTCATTTAGTGAGAGAAGTCAAATTATGTTGTCCAGTTTACCTTAGGTACATGTATCCATTTGAGCGCAATATGGGTGATCTAAAAGGCTATGTGAGGAATCGATCCCGACCTGAAGGTAGCATAATTGAGGGTTACTTGAGTGATGAGGTCCTCGGATATTGTACCGAGCATTTGGCAGAGCTTGAAATGGTTGGGCTCCCTACGCCTCGCCATGATGAAGATAGAAGAAAAGGAAAGGGCACAATTGGGTGTCGAGTCATCACCCTTAGCCCTGAAAAACTAGATCAAGCGTACTTATACATATTACAACAATGTGCGGAGGTGCATCCTTATTTGGAAGATCATATGGAGACTATCAGATTGGAAAATCCTGGAAAAGGTGAAAAGGTTATAAGAGATGAACACAACCACACATTCATTAAGTGGTTTCAAAAGAAGGTGACTGACCAGTTACGACATGCACCACATGATGTCACTGATGTCATTAATATGTTAGCATTCGGCCCAAACGCTAACGTTATATCCTATGAGGGCTATGATATAAATGGGTATTGCTTCTACACCGAGAGAAAGGATAATACTAGTACCATGCAGAACAGCGGTGTTTCTTTAGAAGCGTCCGGTCTGCATTTTGCGAGTGCCAAGGACAATAGACCACAACATGCGAAGATGTCATACTATGGAGTAATTGAAGACATATTCGAACTTGATTTCAGTGAGTTTAGAGTTCCTGTGTTTCATTGCAAGTGGATGGAAATAAGCAAAGGGGTTAAAATGGATGATTTAGGATATACATCAGTAAATTTTGGTAAATTGGGTCACCATGATGAGCCATTCATAATGGCATCACAGGCAACACAAGTATTTTACATGAGCGATCCATCTGAAAAATCATGGTCGGTAGTTATTCAAGGAAAGAGACATGGTATTGCGGTTTCTGACCTTGTGCCTGACGAAACAGAATTTAATGAAGTTGATGAGATTCCTACTTTTGCAATGTATCAAAATACACCAGTTAGTGTAGACGACTTAACTGAACATTATTTGCGTGATGATCATAATGAAGGCGAATGGGATACACCGAAATGA